In Halodesulfovibrio aestuarii DSM 17919 = ATCC 29578, the genomic stretch TCTGTCACAACCCATAACATTGCAATATTATTAATCTTTTTCATGTATTTTTTGCATACAATACGAAAAACAAGATGTTCTGACCAAAACGCGACAAGTGTGTCACAAAGGCTCTAACAAGCTGTTTATCATGAAAAAGTATATATCAACAAAAAACAACACGACACCCATGTCGCACCCAACACTTAGCCAAACACATCCCCCCTCCCAAAAAAACCTTTTTTACTATCATATTACATTGTATTTACTATGATTAGACACTTTGGCACGAACAATGCTGTCCGCCAGTTGAGGACAAGCTTGTCCAAATAATCACGAGGGAGAAAAAAATGGCTGAACTCACAGTATCATATGATCGCGAAGGTGAAAAACAAACTATCCACACAGGATCAAAGGTCCTTGGTGATATCGATATCAACTACGAAGGTGTTCCAGCAGACCAACGTGGCGGCACCGCAAAACAGTTACTGGCTTCTTCTGCCCTCTACTGCTTCTGCGGCGCACTTGGAAAAGCACTGGAAACCCGTGGCGCAACTTACGAGCGTATTACCGGCACAGCAACACTCGAGACCGGTGTTGACGAAAAGAAACGTGCACGCGTTACCGGTATTACTCTTGATGTGACCGTACACATGGACGAAGATTATGATTTCATCTTTGACCGTGTTGAGAAAATCATGAAACAAGGCTGTCTGGTTACTGCATCCCTGCACGCGGCATTCCCAATGACCTACAACCTGCACCACGAATGCTAATCGTCATCAAATTTCAGGAATTGCTCTAGCAAACAGGAGAAACAATGCCATCCATCACGATTATAGGCGCAGGTCCTGGCGGTTATATTGCTGCATTTGAAGCCGCTCGCCGTGGTGCCTCCGTCACTCTGGTCGAAAAGACGAATGTGGGAGGAACCTGCTTAAACACTGGCTGTATTCCTACCAAAACTCTCAAGTCATCAGCAGAAGCGCTCGAAACTGCAAGCAAACTCGCACAGTTCGGCATCACAGCTTCCGCCGGAGATGAATCTGTTAGTTTTAAGGCAGATATGCCAGCCATTGTTGCCCGTAAAGAACGCGTTCGCCAAGTGCTTTGCGGCGGGCTTGAGAAGACCTGCACGTCTCTTAATATCCGTCTTATCCGAGGTGCGGCTGAGCTGACTTCCACCAGTACAGTTCTTGTGCACACCGAAGAGGGCACAGAAGAAATCAAAAGTGATAACGTTATCATCGCTACCGGTTCCAGCACCCTTGATCTGCCGTCATTGCCTGTTGACCATAAATATATCCTCAACAGTGACGACGCACTGAACCTCGACCACGTACCTGCCAACATGGTCATTGTCGGCGGCGGTGTAATCGGATGTGAACTGGCCTTCATCTACCGTGCTTTCGGCACGTCTGTAACTATTGTGGAAGGTATGGATCGCCTGCTCCCAATTCCTTCTGTTGACGAAGATATGAGCCGTTTGTTGCAGCGCGAGGCAAAAAAGCACCGCATTAAAGTAGAACTCGCAAAGACGGTAAAAAGCGCCACAGTTGTTGATAAAAAAGTCGTTTGCGTGCTTAGTCCTTCACCTTTTGTTAAAGGTGCAACTGGAGCAGACACAATCATTGAAGCTGACGCGGTGCTTGTTGCCGTTGGCCGTACCCCTAACACTGAAGGCCTGAATCTGGTCGAAGCCGGTGTGGAAACGGACAACCGCGGATGGATCAAGGCGGATCACGGAATGCGCACCTCTGCCAAGGGCATTTACGCTATCGGTGACGCACTCGGCCCAGCACGCGTAATGCTGGCCCACGTAGCTTCCGCGGAAGGTCTGTGCGCTGTGGCTAACTGCTTTGGCGAAGACAAGACGCTGAATTACGGTGTCATCCCAGCTGGTATTTTCACCTCTCCAGAAATCGGAACTGTAGGCATTTCTGAAGCCGATGCGATCAAACAGGGCTTTGAAGTCCGCTCTCAAGTATTCCAATTCCGCGAATTGGGCAAAGCACAAGCTATGGGCGAATTGCCGGGCATGTTTAAAATGATCTGTGAAAAAGAAAGCGGCAAGATTCTTGGCGTACACATCGCTGGCGCCCATGCCACCGACCTCATCGCTGAGGCGGCATTGGCTATTGAAAAAGGTCTTACCGCAGCCGATTTGGCTCACACAATTCACGCGCATCCAACCCTTGCGGAAGGCCTGTACGAGGTCGCCGAAGGCTGGCTTCGGGGCTGCTAGCTCCTGTTTTGCGCCATCAAAACAGTATACTTAAAGGATAACACAATGAGTGAACTTACTTTTCCAAATGATCTTCTTTACCATACCGAACATACTTGGGTACGCATTGCTGATGACAACACTGCAATAGTTGGCATTACCGACTTTGCACAGGAACAGCTTGGCGAAGTTGCTTTTGTAGATCTTCCATCCGCAGGCTCCAGCTTCTCCGCAGGAGACGAATTCGGAACTGTAGAATCCATCAAAGCTGTAAGCAGCCTCCACATGCCTATCACCGGCACTGTTACTGAAGTAAACGAAGGCCTCGAAGACGATCCTTCTCAGGTTAACACATCCCCTTACGGTGACGGCTGGATGCTCCGTATTACTGTTGACGCTGATGCAGACAAAAGCCATCTGCTCAACGATCAGGATTACGCAGCACAGCTCAAATAGTCGCAAGCCTCCGAATAGTTTAATACCTAAGCTTCCGGCACCTCCAGACGGAAAAGCTTTTAGAATAGCGGCTTCTTATATTTGAAGCCGCTATTTTAAAGAGTTACGCACTTCCCAACAACATTTAACCAATTTTCATGGGACCAATGCAGATTATCGACCTTGGACGAATTCGATACAAAGACGCCGAAGATCTTCAGATGGAGCGCCTCGACGCTGTCGTAAACGGGGCAGAGCAAACGCTCTACCTGCTGGAACACGATCCGGTGATTACTTTCGGACGAAACGGCGGCCGTGAAAATCTCCATGTCAGCGACGAATTCCTCGCCTTACAGGGCATTGATCTTGCGCACTCCACACGCGGTGGCAACATTACCTGTCACTTCCCCGGCCAGCTTGTGGCCTATCCAATCTTTAGGGTAGCCAAACGACCAGGCGGAATGCGTCAGCTCTTTTATGATCTTGAAGAAGTGGTCATCCGTACAATTAGCGACTTTGGCATCGCTGCGACAAGACAGGAAGGCCGTCCCGGAGTCTGGGTGGAAAACAGAAAACTCTGTTCCATCGGTATCGGGATGAAAAAATGGACAAGTTACCATGGCCTTGCGCTCAACGTGCAGCGCGATGTCGAGCTGTTCCGCATGATAACCCTCTGTGGATTAACTGACGCAGAACCTTCATCCATTGCCCAAGAACTTGGTCGCGAAAAACTTCCCATGCAAGAGGTCAAAGATGTGCTCGCAAGACACTTCCAAAACATATTTACGCATTCCCCCGTGGCTCAGAGTTAAAATCCCCTGTAACAAAACCTACGGCGCCACACAGGAGATGGTGAAAGACCTGAACCTGCATACAGTCTGCCAAAGCGCAAAGTGTCCCAATATGTTCGAATGTTTTTCGGAACATACGGCGACCTTTTTAATCATGGGCGACACTTGCACCCGCAACTGCGCTTTTTGCAACATTGAAAGCGGCACCCTTTCGCCTCTTGACCCTACAGAACCAAACCGCGTGGCGGAGGCCTCCAAGCGTCTTCAGCTCAAACATGTTGTAATAACCTCAGTTACCCGCGATGATCTAGATGATGGCGGTGCAGCCCACTTCGCCGCCACTATACGTGCAATTCGTAAACAGCTTCCGGATTCCACCATTGAAGTACTGATTCCCGACTTTCAAGGAAATGAGGAAGCGCTGAACGAAGTCATCGCTGCCAAACCGGACATCATCAACCACAACGTGGAAACCCCACCAGTCCACTACGTCAACATCCGCCCACAAGCGAGCTACCAGCAAAGCCTTGAGCTGTTGACACGCGT encodes the following:
- a CDS encoding OsmC family protein yields the protein MAELTVSYDREGEKQTIHTGSKVLGDIDINYEGVPADQRGGTAKQLLASSALYCFCGALGKALETRGATYERITGTATLETGVDEKKRARVTGITLDVTVHMDEDYDFIFDRVEKIMKQGCLVTASLHAAFPMTYNLHHEC
- the lpdA gene encoding dihydrolipoyl dehydrogenase, producing MPSITIIGAGPGGYIAAFEAARRGASVTLVEKTNVGGTCLNTGCIPTKTLKSSAEALETASKLAQFGITASAGDESVSFKADMPAIVARKERVRQVLCGGLEKTCTSLNIRLIRGAAELTSTSTVLVHTEEGTEEIKSDNVIIATGSSTLDLPSLPVDHKYILNSDDALNLDHVPANMVIVGGGVIGCELAFIYRAFGTSVTIVEGMDRLLPIPSVDEDMSRLLQREAKKHRIKVELAKTVKSATVVDKKVVCVLSPSPFVKGATGADTIIEADAVLVAVGRTPNTEGLNLVEAGVETDNRGWIKADHGMRTSAKGIYAIGDALGPARVMLAHVASAEGLCAVANCFGEDKTLNYGVIPAGIFTSPEIGTVGISEADAIKQGFEVRSQVFQFRELGKAQAMGELPGMFKMICEKESGKILGVHIAGAHATDLIAEAALAIEKGLTAADLAHTIHAHPTLAEGLYEVAEGWLRGC
- the gcvH gene encoding glycine cleavage system protein GcvH → MSELTFPNDLLYHTEHTWVRIADDNTAIVGITDFAQEQLGEVAFVDLPSAGSSFSAGDEFGTVESIKAVSSLHMPITGTVTEVNEGLEDDPSQVNTSPYGDGWMLRITVDADADKSHLLNDQDYAAQLK
- the lipB gene encoding lipoyl(octanoyl) transferase LipB produces the protein MQIIDLGRIRYKDAEDLQMERLDAVVNGAEQTLYLLEHDPVITFGRNGGRENLHVSDEFLALQGIDLAHSTRGGNITCHFPGQLVAYPIFRVAKRPGGMRQLFYDLEEVVIRTISDFGIAATRQEGRPGVWVENRKLCSIGIGMKKWTSYHGLALNVQRDVELFRMITLCGLTDAEPSSIAQELGREKLPMQEVKDVLARHFQNIFTHSPVAQS
- the lipA gene encoding lipoyl synthase, whose amino-acid sequence is MCSQDTSKTYLRIPPWLRVKIPCNKTYGATQEMVKDLNLHTVCQSAKCPNMFECFSEHTATFLIMGDTCTRNCAFCNIESGTLSPLDPTEPNRVAEASKRLQLKHVVITSVTRDDLDDGGAAHFAATIRAIRKQLPDSTIEVLIPDFQGNEEALNEVIAAKPDIINHNVETPPVHYVNIRPQASYQQSLELLTRVKKAGVISKSGLMVGLGETDDEVRGVIDDLAAINCDIVTIGQYMRPSRKHPAVHRYVPPEHFEQYAQYGKNKGVLHMYSAPLVRSSYNAALFAGASKSNNSSVK